The sequence ATCGAAGCGGTCGGGGTATTTTTCGACGTTGCTGTCGGGATACTCCCCGGGCACGATCTTGATCGCCTCGGGCGGGCAGACGAATTCGCACAGTTGGCAGGCCACACACTTGAGGCGGCCGTCCTCGTCCTTGACCAGCGCGGGAATGCCCCGGTAGCCGTCGGGCAGGGGAGTCGGCACCTCCGGGTACTGGCGGGTGACGTTGTGCCGGGGATCGAGTGCGTGCCGGATGGTGGTGCCCATCCCTCGCAGCACCTCGGGAAGGTACATCTTTTCCAACAAGTTGAGTTCTTTGCGGGCTACCTTCACGCCTCTTCTCCCGTGGGCCCCAGCGGGCCGGTCCTCTTGCAGGTCCTCGAGGGGAAGGCCGATTCTAGGCGCTGGCTCCGGGCCGCGTCAATCCTGGCCCCGCCTCCGGCAGCCCTCCCCAGGCGGCCAAAACCTGTTCCACCTTACCCCTAAGTTGCTCCAGGCTGCCATCGTTGGAGATCAGCGTGTCCGCTTCGGCCAGTGCCCGCCGAACCTGCTGGGCCGTGGGAGAGGCGGTGTTCTCGAGAGCCTCCTGGCGGCGGAAGCTCTCCAGGTCGGCGGCATCCCCCGCCCGGCCCCGCTCCATCGCCCGCTTCCAGCGCAGTTCCACGGGGGCGTCGATACCCAGCAGGCGAAAATCCTCCCGTCGCCGCAGGACGGCGATTTCGGCGGGCGAACGGATGGAATCGACCACGCCGCGCCGCCCGAGACGGGGAAGGATCCTCTCGGCCAGGACGCCGGGCCCCTCGGCGGCGCGAAGTTCCTGCCCGACGGCGATCAGGTGCTCGCGCTCAGGCGGCAGCCCCCGCCGGGCCGCCTCTTCGCGGACCACGTCGGAGAGGGAGACGACGGGAAAGCCGAGGCGGGCGAGATGCGCCGCCGCCTCACCCTTCCCGGAGGCGTTGGGACCGACCAGGCCGATGATCAACTCAG is a genomic window of Acidobacteriota bacterium containing:
- a CDS encoding NADH-quinone oxidoreductase subunit I, producing MKVARKELNLLEKMYLPEVLRGMGTTIRHALDPRHNVTRQYPEVPTPLPDGYRGIPALVKDEDGRLKCVACQLCEFVCPPEAIKIVPGEYPDSNVEKYPDRFDLNMLRCIYCGLCEEACPEEAIFMSDVATFVVASREEAVLPKEKLLELGGVRAGGIRKWASK
- a CDS encoding AAA family ATPase; the encoded protein is MIIGLVGPNASGKGEAAAHLARLGFPVVSLSDVVREEAARRGLPPEREHLIAVGQELRAAEGPGVLAERILPRLGRRGVVDSIRSPAEIAVLRRREDFRLLGIDAPVELRWKRAMERGRAGDAADLESFRRQEALENTASPTAQQVRRALAEADTLISNDGSLEQLRGKVEQVLAAWGGLPEAGPGLTRPGASA